The Austwickia sp. genome includes a region encoding these proteins:
- a CDS encoding barstar family protein yields the protein MSAPALPYLADVVPGLRGRGVVFADRSDFADIALALLSAGFTVCEIDGTDIVGRRRALPALAAALRLPGAADHNLDALMDTLRDLPDLFPGVDRLALLWRAAEQFIEGEPAAWESVREILSAATHELHPAGMAFETVAFVEGYDVAPLLLGVPTDREPRR from the coding sequence ATGTCGGCCCCGGCGTTGCCCTACCTCGCGGACGTCGTCCCCGGGCTGCGGGGGCGCGGCGTGGTCTTCGCGGACCGCTCGGACTTCGCCGACATCGCCCTCGCCCTGCTGTCGGCGGGCTTCACCGTGTGTGAGATCGACGGGACCGACATCGTCGGTCGGCGGCGGGCGCTGCCCGCCCTGGCCGCCGCGCTGCGCCTGCCGGGGGCGGCGGACCACAACCTGGACGCGCTGATGGACACGCTGCGGGACCTGCCCGACCTCTTCCCCGGTGTGGACCGGCTCGCGCTGCTCTGGCGGGCTGCGGAGCAGTTCATCGAGGGTGAGCCAGCGGCGTGGGAATCGGTCCGGGAGATCCTGAGCGCCGCCACCCACGAGCTGCACCCGGCGGGGATGGCGTTCGAGACGGTGGCCTTCGTGGAGGGGTACGACGTGGCGCCGCTGCTGCTCGGCGTCCCGACCGATCGCGAGCCACGCCGGTGA